In Paraburkholderia phytofirmans OLGA172, the genomic window CATCGATGGTGGTTTCGTGCGCGCGGTGTGGTTGTCAGTGACGACCGCACCTGCTGACCATTGAGCACCGCCTGCGCGAATAAGGATCGGGAAGTAGCCGGTAGGCCAACTTCACCTATCGTGCTCGGCGTTTCATCGCGACGTTTCCAGGATCCCAGTCATCAAGACTGCACGGCGCTACATACCGATGTACGCGTGCGCATAGGTGCCGTCCTGCGTCGTCCCGATCGCCGTCGCTGGCCTGACCGTTGGGCACGGACGGCGCGAAACGCTATACACGGTCATATGGCCAGTAAGAAAAAAAGCCCACCTCAGTGGGCGGGCTTAATCCATGTTGAGACATGGAGGAGACAGGGTTCAGTATAAACCCTAATCCGCATCCATGCAGCGTTGCCCGGAAGCCGGACTCCGCGCGCGCCCTAACCGACATAATGGGGATAATGTCGTTTTGTACTTTCAGGAGGCGACATGATCGTGGTGTGCCCGCCGCACGGCCCAACGACCATCATCCGCACGAATGCGTACGGGTTTCCGGTCTATGCCTGATGCTGCGACGACGTGACCTATGTGACGCCCCCGGATGCGTGTACGAGGGCCACCGACGCAACGCTGACGTGACCCGCAGCCCGAACAACCGAAGACGAAAAAGAATGACGCTGACGATCAAGCCTGCAGCCTGACCGCTTTGTAAACTGTGAGATACCTGCTGGATACCAACTTGGCACCTATTTGGTTCCTCACGGATTCCCTACCGAGTCCCGTCCAATTCACGCCGGAGTGCCGCGAGCGCACGCGCTATGACTTCACCGTATGGCTCCTGCAGTTCGTCGGCCAGCGCCTCCAGCAACGCCTTTGTCTCGGCCGTCCCCTTCACCGGGATCTGCACGTTCCGGCCTGTCGTATAGCGCCGCTGTTTGCGGGCTGGCTCCGCGAGCGTCGCCGGCGCGGGCTGACGGCTCGGGAAGCCGGTTTCTTGCGCCAGTCTTTCGATAGCCTCGGGCGGCGGCTTGGGCTTTTTCTCACGCGCCTTGACCGCGAAATCGTCGAGGTTCGCCAGAGGGTTCACACGCTCGCTCATGCTGCCTCCTGCGGCTGGCTCGCGCGGCGCAGCAGCTCGATTACCTCGGCTGCGTATGCTTCGGCGTTCGCCACGGCCTTGTCAACGTTGCTGACGTCTTTCGGATCTAGGTGGGACAGCGGCTGATTGAAGGCAAAAAGGGCCTTGAATGCCTCACGCTCATGAAGCTCAGTCTCGAACAAGTCGATGCCGGCCTCGCGAAAGGCGTTCGCCAAATGCGACGTCGTGCGCGTGCGGATGACCGGGTTAGTGCGCGTGATGAGCACGCCATACGGCACCGCGCGCCGGGACATTTTCTCCTGCTGCTTGATCACCCGGAGAGCGCGCGAGGCTTGCGCGGCGTCCAGCTGCGACCCCTGCGTCGGCACGATCACGAGGTCGGCCTGACTGACGGCCAACAGCACGATCTTCGCGGCTGTGCCCTCGAGGTCGACGATCACGAATGGCGTGCGCGAGGCCGCCTCCTCGATCACGTCAATCATGTTCTCTTCATCGGCATTCGAAACGACGGTCAGATTCGCGGGAGTGTTTGGGCCGTCCGCCCACGTCTTGATGGGATGGTTCGGATCCGCGTCGATAACGGTGACGGGTACCGAGCGCGCGATTTGCTCCGCGAGAACGAGTGCCGAAGTGGTTTTGCCGGCGCCGCCCTTCGGGCTAACGAAAACGATGGTGGGCATTCCGAGTTCTTCCTTTTTAGTCCACTGCCATGCCGGCACCAGCCAGCTAGCTGTTTGGTTCCTGTTGGTTATCTGGCAGCTACCCGGCACCAAACAGATCTCCGGTTGCTACCTGGTACCTATCAGGTATCGTCTGGCACATCGTACCAATCGACGATCACCAACGCCTGGATTTTTCGGAGTTTTCGCGCGCAGTGTTGCGCCGCGCAGACGCGTGAACTGTAAATCAGTGTGGGGCACGCGCCCGACTGGCCGCCACTGGACTCAACGTCGCGAAGCGGGAAGGGCGCCCGGCAGTGGGCACCGCACCAGGCCAGCGCGACAGATCATAAGTGTGTTGGCGTCACTGTTGCGCAACTCCCCCGCGACTACAATCTGCCTCGCGGCACCTTGGGAGGGGTAAGGCGCCCCCCTAAAAAACCTAGCGATTTTGAGTTTTGACACAGCCTCGGCCGTTTCCGAGTTCAGCACGTGTCAGGGCGACGGTGAGCACTTGCAGGGAGCCGCAAGCCCATGATCTGGCCGGGCAGGAACGGCGCAGACCGGGCAAAACCGGATGCCCAACGTGCCGAACTCGGGAAACCAGAAAAAGGGGCCTTAGAGCGGCTGCCCGGCGCATGGACCCTTCTGGTATGGGCGACGGTCCGGCAAGGGCACCACGGCCCGGATAACCGGGCACGTCGGTCATGGAGAAGGAAGGAAACCGCCCCTGTTTCTGCAAGCTGCTTTTCAAGACGCTGGATGACCGGTGAGGTGTGCGCGCCCACGCATGGGAGCGGTGGATATCCGCTGCTTTCGAGACGTGCCCGGCCGTCAGGCCGGGCTTACTGCCCTGATGTGACCGATAGCCTTGATTAGCGCGTGAGTAGTGACCGGCGGTTGTGTATGTGCTTTCGTCGGTTGCAGAGGCATGGAAGCACAGCCAACGAGTAAAGCGGTCGATGCGGCGAGGATGATGCGGGTCATGACGGGTGCCTTTGGGGCTGTTGTGATGAACCGTATAGCGATTCTTTTATTGCGAGCGTCAGATGACCACCCGGCGCGGGTTCTCGCGCCGTCCAACGTCTGGGTAGGGTGTTGTTCGTGAGTGGGTTTATTCACGCGCCGATAGGCGCGCACTTGTTGTCTTTACGCCTCACGGCGGAGGACGCGCAGCGTCCGGGGGTGGGGTTCAACCCGCCGCGTGTACTGTTTTCCACAGGCAAGACGCGACCAGCTTTTTTAG contains:
- a CDS encoding ParA family protein — protein: MPTIVFVSPKGGAGKTTSALVLAEQIARSVPVTVIDADPNHPIKTWADGPNTPANLTVVSNADEENMIDVIEEAASRTPFVIVDLEGTAAKIVLLAVSQADLVIVPTQGSQLDAAQASRALRVIKQQEKMSRRAVPYGVLITRTNPVIRTRTTSHLANAFREAGIDLFETELHEREAFKALFAFNQPLSHLDPKDVSNVDKAVANAEAYAAEVIELLRRASQPQEAA